From the genome of Halobacteriovorax marinus SJ:
GATTGATCAGCAGAAGAATGAGCCATATGTTTCACTTGAATTTAAGTCTTCAGGGGCGAAGTTATTTGAAACAATTACTGGTGAAAATATTGGTAGACAGCTAGCAATTATTCTCGATGGGAATGTTTATAGTGCTCCAAATATTCAAACTAGAATTGGTGGGGGAAGAGCACAGATTACAATTGGTTCTGGTGGATTCAATAAAGTAATGAAAGAGGCGAGAGACCTTGCCCTTGTTCTTAGAGCTGGTGCTCTACCTGTTCAACTAGACTTCTTAGAGCAAAGAACAGTTGGTCCTTCACTTGGACACGATTCAATTGATAAGGCCCGTTTTGCCTCAATGGTTGCTTGTATTCTAGTCTTTGGATTTATCCTTGTTTACTATAGAGTTAGTGGTGCTATTGCAATTGTAACTCTCGCTCTAAACGTAATTATTGTTATTGCTTGTCTTGTAGGACTTGAAGCGACACTCACTCTGCCGGGAATTGCTGGTATTGCTCTTACTATTGGTATGGCGGTTGATGCTAATATCATTATCTATGAGAGAATCCGTGAAGAAGTTAGAAAAGGTGTTAGCAACTACAAAGCAGTTGAAAGCGGTTTTGAGTCTGCATTTTGGACAATTATCGATGCTAACATTACGACGGCTCTTGCTGGTTTCTGTCTCCTAAACTTTGGTACAGGTCCTATTAGAGGTTTTGCCGTGACACTACTCATTGGTATCTTTGCAACAGTCTATACTGCGTACTTCGCTGGAAAATTATTATTTGAATTCTACATGGACAAAGTTCAGGGAGAAGACCTAAGTATTTAGGTTGGGGGAATATTATGTTTGAAATTATAAGTAACAATACAAAGATTAATTTCGTAAATAAGTTTTCAATTACTACAGTAATCTCTTTACTCTTAGTTTCTGTTTCCCTCTTTGGAATCATTACTAAGATGAATTACGGTGTTGACTTTAGAGGTGGTGCCGAGATTCAACTTAAGTTTAAAGAGTCAATTAACCTTGATGGATTAAGAAAAGAATTGGCCGATGCTGGATTTAAGGGAATTGCTGCTCAGACAATTGGTGAGCGCTCACAAAATGAATTCTTAGTTAAGGTTCAAGGTGATGAGACAAATCTAAATCAGATCACTGAGAAGGTTTCTGAAACACTTCTAGCTTCTTACGCTTCTAAAGGTGTTGAAGTTCGTAAGGTTGATATCGTTGGTCCAAAGGCCGGTGCTCAGCTTCGAATCTCAGGGTTCCAAGCAATGCTCTGGGCCCTTATTGCCATTATGATTTATATTGGTCTTAGATTTGACTTTAAATACTCACCAGGTGCAATCGTTGCTCTTTTCCATGACGTAACAATTATCTTAGGTGTATTTGCATTCTTCAATGTTGAATTTACTCTGCAAACTGTTGCTGCTCTTTTAGCGGTTATTGGTTACTCAGTAAACGATACGGTTATTGTTTACGATAGAGTAAGAGAGCACGAAGAGAAGAATTCAGCTCTAGATCTTGCTTCACATATTAACAACGCTGTTAATGAAACACTTTCTAGAACAATAATGACATCACTTACAACGCTATTTGTATCTGTTGTTATGTACTTCTTTGGTGGATTGGCCATTAGAGACTTCTTCCTAGCTATTTCTCTAGGTGTTCTCATTGGTACATATTCTTCTATTTTCGTAGCAGCTCCTGTTACTCTCTTCTTTGATAGAGTTAAGGGTTCTCAGGAGAAGAATACTGCTAACGCTTAATTTCTTTAAATATTTAAAATTAACTCTCTTGACCCTAATTCTCTTAGGGTCAAGTATGAGCTTTGCTCAAGATGGCTACACTGATGATAGTGACGATAATCTTGAAGAGTCTCTGCACGATTTTAGAGAGCAGAATCAAAAGCTAGTAGAGCAGATTCAGAAAACTCACGGCGGTGCTGCAGGCGGGAGTAAGGGGAATTTAAATATTAAGCCTGAAATGGATGTAAAGAAGCTTAGGCCAATCGTTAAACAGCTCAATAGCGTTTACTCTAGAATGAGCTATGAATCTTCAAGAGCGCAAATTCAAGAGAATATTTCCAAGTCTCCAGCAAAGGGAATGGCGAAGGCCTTCCCTAAAACAGTGGATTTCATCACTCATCTGCTTAGAGATAATCAAGCTCTTCTCTCTCTACTTGATATGTTCAAAGACAAACAGAAACTGCTCTATTTCTTACTTGCAAATATTTTTACGATTATCTTAGGCTTTGTTCTAGCAAGAAGGGCCTCCAAAGAGGGAAGTTTATTTTCAAGACTCTTTAAGTGGATGTTTAGAAAATGCTTTATCTATGGACTAAGAATTTTTATCCTAATATTTTTCTTTGGCAGCGAACTCGCTCCAACATTCAATATTGTAAAAGAAGTTTTTCTTTAATCTAGGGCCGGCATACAACCAAATCTCTTATCTGGAGGAGATACAGTTGTTGGAATACCTGTTTGATCTTGTCCCACGTTTAATTCGGTAGGTCTTCTAATAGTGTAAATCTTTTGAGTAGATTTTCTGATATATGGATTATTAACATCAGCAGGCCAATAGAAGTGAATAGTCTTTTGTGTGGCCGTAATTTCATCCGGGACATAGTGCTGATTATTTTCATAATAGAACCAAATTTTCTTTAAAAGATTCTCTCTTACAATCATAATATCTGTTGGGGCAAGTACTGGCTCGTTATCGGCATTTGAGAGAAGCTCGGCCTCTTTCACTGCCATGTACATACCTTCAGTACTAACTCCAATGACTTCTTTTAAGATATTAAAGAGTTTATCATCACTATTGTAATTTGTTTGATTTGGACAGAATGCTCTTCCACTTACTGGATCAATCCAAGGAACCATATAGTAACCAAGGTTCGGTGTACTCCCGTCTATATTGGGCATATTAGGCCAAGTGAGAAGACCAAAGATATTTATGGTCTTATTAATCCCATAGTCATCTAAGAGTCTCTTTTGAATCGTTTCGTTAATATCTGATCTGGAGTCAGAGTTTTGATCTGCAAAGCGTACATCAGATAGGTCCCAAAGGGCCATGTGCTGAGGAATTAACTCAAGTCTATCATAGAGTGGAGAATCATCATTTCCATATCTATTCACATCGTGGCAAAAGAGGAATGGATCTCCAGGAGGAAGTGATGGAGGATTATTATTACTAGCAAAGTAGTAGTGAAGTCTCGCAGCGTTCTCGTAGAGATTTCCTGCATCAACCTGAGTTCCCGCTCTAGTTAAACATGTGTATTGAGAGATCGGCATAATCTTTAGAGGAGCTTCATCGTTATCGTCCCCAGTGCTATACTCAATTCTTCTGATTTGAAAAGACTTACTCTTTGCTTCTGAACCAGAGCCCTTTTCCTTAAGTGTTGCAACGTATGTCTTATTAAGTGCTAGTGAAGAGATATTCACCTTAAAACTATTTGCACCTGAAGCAATTTCAACCGAGAGATCAGTTGTTCCATTTCCATCATAAACTTCTAGAAAACATGCTGGCCCTGTTAGACCATCACTAATCTCAGCATTACACCAGCGATCAAGTGTTCCAAGTTCTTCGTTGAGCTCAATATTTGGACCAAGAGTTGTATTTACAAAGAGAGTAGGTGTCTCAACACTTTGAGACGAACAGAATGATTCACAATTATTAATGATATCTGGCACGCCACTCTTACATGCACAAAAGTCTTTTGTGATAAAGACTTCATCAGTTGGTCTCGTTATCTTGTCATCTAGACAAACACCGGTAGAGTTTTGAGATATCTCTATATTCTGTTCTGTTTCTTCAGCGAGGGCTTCGGCGAGTTCTGTTTCACTCGCTAGGAAAGTTCCTTCAGGACATTCAGTTACACATGTGTCACCGCTTGAGAGAAGAAAGAGATCTTCTTCACAACCTAGAGCTCCAGTGCCTTGATTACTTGATTTAATAACAGGTTTACCCTTGCGCCCATCACCAGATACGCAGGAAGTTAATCCGGCCATGCTTATGAGTAAAAGTGTAATTCCAATTATTCTATTCAAGTTTTTTCCTTTTTATCTCTTAACATATCGACATTTAAGTCTTTTACTTGAATTCTTTCCTATTATTTTAAGTCTTTAATAGTCTTTTTTCTTAGCTATTCTTTAAAAGATGTGATTTCATATAGTTATGTGTTTTTTTAGAGTCTTGAACTCAATGAAACCTACACAGATTGTGGGCAACTTAAAGTGAGAATAGGACGAAAAAACAGTGAATTAGGATTTTATAAAAAAATGATTTAAGCTATTTAGGAATTTGTTAAATGTGCCGATAGGTTAGTTAATCATACAATAATGTAAGTTGAATGTTTCTAAAGGAGAGACGTATGACTAAAGCAGATCTTATTGCTGCGATTGAAAAGCAGGCCAACCTTACTCATAAGCAAGCAGAGTCAATTATCAATATTTGCTTCGATTCAATGATTAAGTCTTTATACAATGACGAGAGAATTGAAATCAGAGGGTTTGGATCATTTGCCAATAGAAATTATAAGGCCTACGAGGGAAGAAACCCTAAGACTGGTAAAGTTGTTAAAGTTCCACCTAAGAAGGTTCCTTTCTTTAAAGTTGGTAAAGAACTTAGAGAAATGGTTGACGCTGGAAAAGATAAGTACGTAATTAGAGAAGCATAGTATGCTTTGTCTAAGCGAGCGCAGAACTTGTTGAAATAACGCAAGTTCTGTGTTGACTTTTTCATCGACTTCAATCATTATAAGGACTTCTAAATAAGAGGTCAGATGCCAGAGTGGTCGAATGGCGCAGTTTGCAAAACTGTTGTATCATCGGTTCAAATCCGATTCTGACCTCCATTTTTTACTCAATCCCTTACATTCCAATAAAACACGCAAACACACAAACACACAATGATGAGAGACTATTCTCTGAGCAAGTTAAAACTAAGAAGTTTAAAAAAAGAATTTAGTGCGGCACTTATGAAGTTTAGACTGGGCAACCAGAGAAAGTTGCCCAAGATTTTTTAGAATTTAATTTTATAATTTTTAATTTTAACTTTATCGTTCTTTAACTTTGCTTTGATAACTAAAGTAAAGTCTTGATCTGCTGTACATTCATACTTTAACTTCATCCAGATGAATTGAGAGGCTTTAGTTTTAAGAGGAGTACATACAGCTTCGTTTGTATACTCAACTTTCTCTACTAGATCCATGACCTCTGTACTAGTTGTTAATTCTTGATATGTTTGATCGAAGATCTCTTGCGCTCTTTCAAAATCTGAAAAGTCTGGGAAGTCAAAACCTGGATAGTTAAATGCCATGGCGTTCCCTGTAAATATGAACATAAGTCCAACTAAGATATTTTTCATATGTGTCTCCTTTTTTTATTGCTTTATATTCAACGAGTTATCTTTTCACAAGAGAAGGGGTATTTTTTATATTTCTTAGTTGTAATAAAGTTTTCACAAAAAAATATTTTGTGAAATTGGATATTTTTCTAAGATTGGCTATAATTTATTAACGAGGTCAAAATGGATAAAAGTATTGAGAATCAACTACATAGAGATTTACAACAAGTTAATTCTACGGATAGTGGAAGAAGGGCATTTTTAATTGCGCTTCCGATGTTGTTAGCTTCTTGCGCTAGTGGAAGTAAGCATCGTATGCGCGAAGGTGATAATACTGGTCAAGAGACTTCACTAAGTTTCAATGATGAAAGAGCAATGACCAAAGAGTATTTACCGCAAATGGAAAAAGAGTATCCAATGCTTAAAAATACATACGCTCAAGACTATATCCGTGAGCTAGGAAATAAAATTACTAGCTCTAGCTCTCTTGAAGGTAGGCCATATAATTATCACTTTAGAGTTGTCGAAGCGAAAATGGTTAATGCCTTTGCTCTTCCTGCAGGAGAGGTCTTTGTGACTGCTCCATTAATTAAAATGGCAAGTAGTGAAGCAGAGCTTGCAGGAGTTATAGGCCATGAGATAGGCCATATCAAGGCAAGGCATACCGCTGAGAGAATTGAAACTCAAAATAGAGATAAGACTAAGAATCTTCTCTTTGGAATCGGTGGAGCGATCCTAGGAGGAGCAGCAGGTTATGGGCTAGGTAAGGCGCTCTGTAAGAAAAATGATAGAGAGTGTATACAGAGGATTGCTCTCTATGGTGGGGCTGCCGGTGCTGGAGGAGCTCTTCTAATTCAAAAGTTTGCTTTTATGGCCAACTCTAGAGAAGATGAAATGGAAGCCGATAGAATTGGTTTTAATACATCTCTAGCTGCTGGCTATGATCCAAATCATATTGGGAAATTCTATGAGAAACTCCTTCAGATGGAGAAGCAATACCAAAAGAGCTCTAACCCGATAACAAAGACATTTGCAGATGCACTAAGCACTCACCCTCCTAGTGAGCAAAGAGTGCAACAAATGCGTGAGATGAGCCAGAACGTCTCAGGTAGGAGAGGAATCATTAATACTAAGAGTTTTAATAAAGTTAAAAGCCTAGTTTAGGCAGCCTTCTTAGTTTTAAGTTCTCTCTCTCTTCTTTCTTCACTCTCAACAGAGAGTTTCTTTGAAGCCTTATTAAGTTTGTAACTTAGAATTCTTAAAAGAATCTTTTGATAGAGATAGGTTCTAAGTGTAATTCTTCCGACTTGGATAATATCTTCGCTATCATCGTAATTAATCCATACCTGACAGAAAGACTGATAGAGATAGTTTGTGGCCCTACTCAATTTATAAAAATTTGTACTAAAGCCCATTTCTTTAGAATTTGATGTCATGGTAAAACGCCTATCATCTATTTCTATATCTGCATCTGATGGAAAGTATTTATCCATATATTCCATTTTTAGTATGTGCAAGATATCTCTATAATGAGGTGGAGAGACTTTTGTATTCATTTTTGGAGATGGCCATACCTTAGATATTTGATTAGAGAAAACCTCTATGATTGAAGGTGTTGATGAGATATTTGTAACATAGACATTTCCATATTCTTCGTAGGCCATTGAGAAATTATTAAGTCCTGTAAATGCCATGAAGTCAGCACCTGGGTTTTTATTCATCATGATGAGCCCTGCATGAAGGATCACTCCCTTTTTTGATGAAATAATTGGACTTATTAAAAAACCAAATACTCTTTGGTTTTGATAGAGCAAAGTTAATATACACTTACTGAGATGTTCTCTCTTTTGTTCAAGTGTTAGTTCTTCGTTTAGAAATAAATTATCTACTTTCTTTGCTGCAGAATTATTTACACTAACTAAATCTTTATGAATTTTGGTAAGCTCTAAATCATTCATACTCTTACCTGGATTAATATAGTGACATGAGCTTATATTATTAAATTTAAATTCCCTTTTCATAAGCCCCCCTTACGCGGCCTTTTTTATCTTATTAATGGCGCCTTGAGTAAGCTGCATTTCATATTGATCAAAGAAGATACCTCTATAGTCAGTATGTGACTTGTTACAGGCGAGTTTAAAAACCTCATTGGCCATCAATACTCCACTTAGCCATACGACAGGAGCGAATGAGGGACGTTTTTCTCTCTTATAAACAATATCCTTAACGAGTTTTCTATCTATAATTTCATAGGGACTAAAGTGAGAAAATGTATAATCAACTTCAATATCGACAGCTTCATTGCAAATCTCAGGTGTGAGTTCTTCGAGTGGAATACCTTTAGTTGGAAGGTCTAAGAAATCTTCCCAGTGAGGAGAGTCTGGTGTCATCACGAAAACACTTGCATATGGAGTTAGCCATGCATCGACGATTGTAATATCTTTTCTTCTAGCAGTTCTCTCCAATATAAGTGAGTTGTACATTTCATCCATACCATTAACAACATAGTTAACTCCCTCTAAGAGTTCATTAATATTCTCTAGAGTAACTTTCTCAGTGAAGACTCTTATTTTTAAATTTGGGTTAATTTTTAAAAACTCTTCTTTAAGAACTTCTACTTTAAATTTACCAATAGTGTTTTTGTTGGAATGTATTTGTCGATTAAAATTAGTTTCTTCATAACGGTCGTGATCTATGAGTGTTAATTCTCCAGTACCCATACGAACTAGAACCTCAGCACATACTCCTCCCATTCCACCACTTCCTGCAATAAGCACATGGGTTGCATGTAGGTTTCTTTGATCTTCTTCAGTTATTAAACCAATATTTCTTGAAAACATAGTAATCTCCTTTGGAGATTTATCTTACGTCTTTTATTTTTATAATTTGCAGAAGATTTTATTTGTTATGAAAATATCTGTGTTTTGAATGACTTATTTTTGATAGGTAAAGATATAACTTCATATATTCTCAAGAGAAATTGAAAGAAATTATTGGCTAGTGAAGAGTAACTGAATGATTATCTGTAGGGAAAGTAATTTTAAATTCAGTGCCATGATTAACTTTATCGTCAGTATACTGTATGGAGTTGACATCTAATTGACCCTGCATTTGTTTAGTAAAAAAAGTTACCTGAGTGAGTCCTACTCCTAAACCCACTTCTCCGTTCGTCCCTTCTTGGCTTTCGCTAAGCTCTCTTTCAAAGAAGTTATTAATACTCGTAGGATTCATTCCTGTTCCACTATCTTTGATAGAGAAATGTATGAGTTCGTTTTGCTTAGAAATATTTATTGAGATAAGACTTCCTTCAAAGCTGAACTTGATGGCATTTGAAATTAGATTTGAAACAATTGAATTTGTGAATGTTGTTTTATTTCCTTTTATAAGAAAATATCTAGATTCGTCTTTCGTTATTTCTAATTGAATATTCTTTTCTCTGAGCACCTCTTCAAAATGTACTCTTGCCTCAATTGTGGCATCGTAAACATCAAAGTTATCCTCGCAGAGGATTGTTTTTGCGAGATGGAATTTCTTAAGATCTGAGATGACACCATTCATATTGGAAACGGCCCTATTTAAGATATCACTATCTTTAGTCGTAAATGATTCAATGTTATCTTTTAATTTCTCAGCCTTAAATTGTATAATGGCCATAGGGTTATTTAGATCATGCATGATTGCTCTAATAAGTGTTTCATTGAGTTTATTAGATTCATCAAGATTCTTATTTAATAATTCGAGCTCTTGGTTAAGTAATATTTGCTCATGTCTTCTATCTTCAATTTCACTTAGAAGTTTTGTTGTATTTGTAATTGAATTAACAAGTCTTCCTATGAAGGAGATAGGGTTCCAGACCTTAATACTATTTTTAAAGTAGAGATTAATAACTGGATTGACCTTATTAAAGTCGATGACACTATGAGCTGGTTTGAGACCTATGATTTGTGTAAATCCTTCAAACGCACTGGCGTAGGCCTTAATAAAGTTATCAAAACAGCGCTCACCATTATTTAATTTAACAGTGATTTGAATATGACCTTTTCTTATTTTTTGATAGTGAAATTTTAAGTTCTTATAGAATAATTTTCCAACAAAATTACAAAAGAACCAATAGATGGTTTCAGCACTTACTGTTGCAGCAACAATCTTTGCTAAAGGTGAGAGCTCTTTATTATCAACGCCAGTACTCTTTAAGCTCTGAAGGGCCTTTTCTTCACCTACAATTTGAAAGGTATTATTAGTTATAACTTGAAAGTTATCCCATGTAATCTTACCTTTGGGATTAACTATCTCCTCATAAGTTAGATCTGTACCGCCAATTAATATCTTTGGATCTAAGTTATGTTGTTTGAATGTATCAATATAGGCCACTAGTGTAGCGTTTGAAACTTCCATTAGGTTATTTATACTAAATAGAGTTAACTATAAGAAGAGTTTTGTAGAAAATATAGGATAATAATTACAATAATCTTCCATCTTTTCAGTTATTTATATAATTATGCCCGAATGTTTTGGAAAGAAAAGTCTTTAATTCAATTATCTGCTTCTGAGTGGGAATCCCTATGTGACGGATGTGGGAAATGTTGTCTGGTTAAACTAGAAGACCCAGACACCTTCGAGGTAGCTTATACGGCGTGCTCATGTAGTCTCTTGGATATCGAAAAGGTTCAGTGTCAAAAGTACGAGAATCGTTTTGAAGCCGTTCCAGAGTGCTTAAAAATTACTCCTGAAAATATTGAAAAGTTAGACTATCTACCTTCAAGCTGTGCTTACCGATTAGTGGCAAAAGGTGAGGATCTACCTGAGTGGCATCACTTAATCAGTGGTGAACTTGGTTTAGTGCATAGTCTTGGTAAGTCTGTAGCAGATTGGTGTGTTCCAATTGATCAGGTCGATGAAGATGATCTTGTCGATATGATCATTGAAATCGAAGATTAGAGAAATGATTTGATAAAGTCTCTTCAATGAATTTATAATTTTATAAATTTAGTTGAGGTAGAAAATGAAAATCATCATATCAATTGCTTTCTTATTATTAAGTCACAATCTATTGGCGTCTGAGGCCATTGGCTTTTATTCTAATGGTACCTTAGTGAATGCTGCCTCTATCGATGATTACTCTGGTCACTACGAAAAACTTTTTAGAAGTAGAAAGAGACTCTACGCAACAGACTATCTCTTCAATTTTCTCTTTGATTTTAGTGAAGAGTTTATTGCCGATCACCCTGACACTGAGAAATTTCAATTAGGTGATATCTCAGCTTTGAATGGTGGTAAAATCTCTAGACATGCCTCACATCAAAATGGTCTTGATATAGATATCGTATATCTACGAGTTAATAAAAGAGGTCAGGATGTAGATTACCCTGAATGGAAGGAATACTTTGTTAAAAACGGAGTAGTCACTAAGAATTTTGATCTCACTAAGAATTGGGAACTCTTTAAATTAATTGTTTCTAAGGGAGATGTGGGTCGAATCTTTGTTGACAAGGCCGTTAAGAAGGCCTTTTGCAACGAATATTCTAGCTCTAGGAATAGGTTAGATTTAGAGACTTTGAGACGTCTTCGTCCAGCAAAATATCACTTAACTCATTTTCACTTAAGACTAAAGTGCCACTCCAGCTTTAAGCGCTGTCAAAAACAAGCTGATCCTGCAAATAATAGTGGATGTAACGAGCTTTTAATTGAGAGTTTAGAGTAGAGGAGGAGACTTCTTTTTTTGGAAGTACTTCTCGATACCACTAGCAACTGCGTTGGCATAATCACTTTGAAATCTCTTAGTGATCATCTTTTTTAGCTCTCTAGGATTTGTCATAAAACCAACTTCAAGAAGAATAGAGGGTCTTTTACTTAGGGCCATAACGTAGAAGATGGCCGGCTTTACGCCTCTATCTGTTATTTTATACTTCTTGGAGATCTTGGTGCTAATTTCATGGTGAACTAGCTTTGCCATTTTTCTGGAACTAGGTGCGGTGCGATCGATAACTAAGTCGGCCAAAATTTTATTGATTATGACTTGCTCACCTTTTGTATTCTTATTCTCAACTTCCTCTACTTTCTTTACAGCTGCGTTATCGTGATTGTCTAAATAGAAAGTTTCAAGTCCATGGGAGGATTTTGAGGTCGATGCATTTATGTGAATAGAGATAAAGATATCGGCCTTGATTTTATCGGCAAGTTCAGCTCTCTCTTCTAGGGTCACAGTTCTATCGAGACTTCTTGTAAGATAAGTCGAATAATTCTTTGAAAGTCTTTTATGGATAATTTTAGCAATTGATAGGGCAATATCTTTTTCGCAAATAACTTTAAGTGTCTTCTTGATCCAGATCTTACCCCTAGCGCCGCAATCCTCTCCTCCGTGGCCAGGATCTATAAGAATTGATTGGGCCATGGAGGAAGTCGTAAAAAGAATAGTAAATAGCGCTATTAAATAAAACTTCATCAGCTATATTTTAGATTAATTATTTATTTCATGCAAACTTGATTCTCTTTATTTCAATTTCTTCAAGTTCTCGTACCATGCCCAACCTGTTATTGTTGTATCCTTAATTAAGTCACGATACTCAACTTTGAGCCAACCACCTTTCTTTTCAATTTCTATTAGAGATTGGTTTGGAGCAATCGTCTGTACGACATTACTCTTTGGTGAGTTTGAATCCCTAAGATTTACAAATTTTAAAGTAACATATTTTTGGATGAGCTTAATTTTTTGAATAGGCTTAACTTCTGCTACAGGAGCCTTTGGAAGTGGCTTCACTTCTCTTGAAGGAGTCAGGAAGTTTCCAAGTAAGAGGCCAAAGATTGTACATATACCCATGACGACATAGAGATAATTTCTCTTTTCCTTAAGAGAGTCGAATAAATTCTTTGATATCTCATTGTTAATATCTTGGTCGAGCTTATTCATTTCTTCAAAATGAGTGAGCTCATCTAATTTACTCTGAATTGTTGAGAGTTGCCCCGGAAGCTC
Proteins encoded in this window:
- the secF gene encoding protein translocase subunit SecF, encoding MFEIISNNTKINFVNKFSITTVISLLLVSVSLFGIITKMNYGVDFRGGAEIQLKFKESINLDGLRKELADAGFKGIAAQTIGERSQNEFLVKVQGDETNLNQITEKVSETLLASYASKGVEVRKVDIVGPKAGAQLRISGFQAMLWALIAIMIYIGLRFDFKYSPGAIVALFHDVTIILGVFAFFNVEFTLQTVAALLAVIGYSVNDTVIVYDRVREHEEKNSALDLASHINNAVNETLSRTIMTSLTTLFVSVVMYFFGGLAIRDFFLAISLGVLIGTYSSIFVAAPVTLFFDRVKGSQEKNTANA
- a CDS encoding HU family DNA-binding protein gives rise to the protein MTKADLIAAIEKQANLTHKQAESIINICFDSMIKSLYNDERIEIRGFGSFANRNYKAYEGRNPKTGKVVKVPPKKVPFFKVGKELREMVDAGKDKYVIREA
- a CDS encoding M48 family metalloprotease, with protein sequence MDKSIENQLHRDLQQVNSTDSGRRAFLIALPMLLASCASGSKHRMREGDNTGQETSLSFNDERAMTKEYLPQMEKEYPMLKNTYAQDYIRELGNKITSSSSLEGRPYNYHFRVVEAKMVNAFALPAGEVFVTAPLIKMASSEAELAGVIGHEIGHIKARHTAERIETQNRDKTKNLLFGIGGAILGGAAGYGLGKALCKKNDRECIQRIALYGGAAGAGGALLIQKFAFMANSREDEMEADRIGFNTSLAAGYDPNHIGKFYEKLLQMEKQYQKSSNPITKTFADALSTHPPSEQRVQQMREMSQNVSGRRGIINTKSFNKVKSLV
- a CDS encoding tRNA threonylcarbamoyladenosine dehydratase gives rise to the protein MFSRNIGLITEEDQRNLHATHVLIAGSGGMGGVCAEVLVRMGTGELTLIDHDRYEETNFNRQIHSNKNTIGKFKVEVLKEEFLKINPNLKIRVFTEKVTLENINELLEGVNYVVNGMDEMYNSLILERTARRKDITIVDAWLTPYASVFVMTPDSPHWEDFLDLPTKGIPLEELTPEICNEAVDIEVDYTFSHFSPYEIIDRKLVKDIVYKREKRPSFAPVVWLSGVLMANEVFKLACNKSHTDYRGIFFDQYEMQLTQGAINKIKKAA
- a CDS encoding sensor histidine kinase, translating into MEVSNATLVAYIDTFKQHNLDPKILIGGTDLTYEEIVNPKGKITWDNFQVITNNTFQIVGEEKALQSLKSTGVDNKELSPLAKIVAATVSAETIYWFFCNFVGKLFYKNLKFHYQKIRKGHIQITVKLNNGERCFDNFIKAYASAFEGFTQIIGLKPAHSVIDFNKVNPVINLYFKNSIKVWNPISFIGRLVNSITNTTKLLSEIEDRRHEQILLNQELELLNKNLDESNKLNETLIRAIMHDLNNPMAIIQFKAEKLKDNIESFTTKDSDILNRAVSNMNGVISDLKKFHLAKTILCEDNFDVYDATIEARVHFEEVLREKNIQLEITKDESRYFLIKGNKTTFTNSIVSNLISNAIKFSFEGSLISINISKQNELIHFSIKDSGTGMNPTSINNFFERELSESQEGTNGEVGLGVGLTQVTFFTKQMQGQLDVNSIQYTDDKVNHGTEFKITFPTDNHSVTLH
- a CDS encoding YcgN family cysteine cluster protein, with amino-acid sequence MFWKEKSLIQLSASEWESLCDGCGKCCLVKLEDPDTFEVAYTACSCSLLDIEKVQCQKYENRFEAVPECLKITPENIEKLDYLPSSCAYRLVAKGEDLPEWHHLISGELGLVHSLGKSVADWCVPIDQVDEDDLVDMIIEIED
- a CDS encoding penicillin-insensitive murein endopeptidase; amino-acid sequence: MKIIISIAFLLLSHNLLASEAIGFYSNGTLVNAASIDDYSGHYEKLFRSRKRLYATDYLFNFLFDFSEEFIADHPDTEKFQLGDISALNGGKISRHASHQNGLDIDIVYLRVNKRGQDVDYPEWKEYFVKNGVVTKNFDLTKNWELFKLIVSKGDVGRIFVDKAVKKAFCNEYSSSRNRLDLETLRRLRPAKYHLTHFHLRLKCHSSFKRCQKQADPANNSGCNELLIESLE
- a CDS encoding N-acetylmuramoyl-L-alanine amidase family protein yields the protein MKFYLIALFTILFTTSSMAQSILIDPGHGGEDCGARGKIWIKKTLKVICEKDIALSIAKIIHKRLSKNYSTYLTRSLDRTVTLEERAELADKIKADIFISIHINASTSKSSHGLETFYLDNHDNAAVKKVEEVENKNTKGEQVIINKILADLVIDRTAPSSRKMAKLVHHEISTKISKKYKITDRGVKPAIFYVMALSKRPSILLEVGFMTNPRELKKMITKRFQSDYANAVASGIEKYFQKKKSPPLL
- a CDS encoding SH3 domain-containing protein, which codes for MKDTIEDMVKETIDEKPLGGKSFSSIIKSNSFDKPSKGLESLLSNNIGRPLQETKTQIQQVTTEFYPSDMMINNEFLRIEREKNEELTKTLEELKELPGQLSTIQSKLDELTHFEEMNKLDQDINNEISKNLFDSLKEKRNYLYVVMGICTIFGLLLGNFLTPSREVKPLPKAPVAEVKPIQKIKLIQKYVTLKFVNLRDSNSPKSNVVQTIAPNQSLIEIEKKGGWLKVEYRDLIKDTTITGWAWYENLKKLK